In Arvicola amphibius chromosome 13, mArvAmp1.2, whole genome shotgun sequence, a genomic segment contains:
- the LOC119800309 gene encoding ADP/ATP translocase 2-like, translated as MCAETDAKDFLAGGVAAAISKTVVVPMERVQLLLQVQHARKQITADKQYKGIIDCMVRIPKEQGVLSFWCGNLANVIRYCPTQALNFAFKDKYKQIFLGGVDKRTQFWRYFAGNLASGGAAGATSLCFVYPLILPTRLPADVGKAGAEREFKGLGDCLVKIYKSDGLRGLYQGFNVSAQGIIIY; from the coding sequence ACAGACGCCAAAGACTTCTTGGCAGGTGGAGTGGCTGCGGCCATTTCAAAGACGGTGGTAGTACCCATGGAGCGGGTCCAGCTGCTGCTGCAGGTGCAGCATGCCCGCAAGCAAATCACGGCAGATAAGCAATACAAGGGCATTATAGACTGCATGGTTCGTATCCCCAAGGAACAGGGAGTCTTGTCCTTCTGGTGTGGTAACCTGGCCAATGTCATTAGATACTGCCCCACCCAGGCTCTCAACTTTGCCTTCAAAGATAAATACAAGCAGATCTTTTTGGGTGGTGTGGACAAGAGGACCCAGTTTTGGCGCTACTTTGCAGGGAACCTGGCATCAGGTGGTGCCGCTGGAGCCACATCCTTGTGCTTTGTGTACCCCCTGATTTTGCCCACTCGTCTACCAGCTGATGTGGGCAAAGCTGGAGCTGAAAGGGAATTCAAAGGCCTCGGTGACTGCCTGGTTAAGATCTACAAATCTGATGGGCTTAGGGGCCTGTACCAAGGCTTTAATGTGTCAGCCCAGGGCATTATCATCTACTGA